Below is a window of Malania oleifera isolate guangnan ecotype guangnan chromosome 1, ASM2987363v1, whole genome shotgun sequence DNA.
aggaaaatttggaTACTCTGGAGAAAGGCGAAGGGAACGACAGCAGAATAGGGAAGAAAGGCATAAGACTGATAGCAGAAATCTAAAGTAAGGATCGATTCTCACCCTctatttttaacttttaattttctttcctttcttggggttttaaattttaaataatatcttttGCTCTGAATAGTCATCGGAAattctaattttaaattttttcttatatCGGCTTGGTTTTGaacattaattaaaataatacgGTTGTTATTGGAAACTTGCATGAAGATCTTATTTCCCATTATTGATTCTTATATATGCCCACATGGGATTTAgcatttttttgtttaaaaaaaaaattttactaggatatttattgtattgattgcatttttttttttgggtggaaaTCTGTAGGGCAATGGCGACTATGGTGGATCCTCCGAATGGGATCAAGCCTCAAGGGAAGCATTGTTTCCGGCTGTGGCAGACATTGTTTGAGATTGACACCAAATATGTTCTTATCCAACCCGTAGGAAAAGGATCCTATGGGATCGTCTGCTCTTCCTTTAACACAGAAACGAATGGGATAGTTGCCATTAAGAAGATCAAGAATGTGTTTGAGAGTCAGATTGATGCACTGAGGATGTTGAGGGAGATGATTTTGTTGAGGCACATCAAGCATGAAAATGTAATTGCTTTGAAGGATGTTATGATGCCGACCCACCGGAAAAACTTCATGGATGTTTATCTTGTTTATGAACTCGTGGATACCGATCTGCATTGCGTCATTAGGTTCTCTCAACCTCTTTCCCGTGACCACTGCCAGTTTTTTCTTTGTCAGGTATGAAGCCATCTCTTGTTGAACGTATTTTCCAGAATTGATACTTGTTGCAATGTGAAATCAACAACCTTTTAGTTTGTTCCCTGATGGAATTCATTGGATTTTGCTCTTTCTCTGCAATGTTATGAAGAAATCAATTTGCTGAAATTTTATTATGTGGATATAGCATTGCATTGGATAGGTCTTGAAGTGGTAAATATGCTCAACATGCAGTATGGAATTATGGATGTAGAATTGAGTAGTCTTAATGTGGTAAATATGCTTAATTTGGAAAAGTCAAATTCATAATGCATTATTGGTTGGGCGAGGATGGCTGCTGTCCCAAGCCAGTATGGAATTATTAATCTTACTATGTTCTGAATGACGAGTCAATAAACTGTCCTCCTATGAATCAAAGTGCCTTGAATGATCAAGAAGTCTTTTTGCAATTAGAGTGAATTTGTTTGACGAGGATATTAAATAAgttaaaaaatttccttttcccaTAGCACAAATGGACAACTATAGTTCACCATctaattcaaataataaaatttgCTTATGTCAAATGTCAATTAGATCTTCAAATAACTTGTTCAGTTCAGTAAAACAAACAAGGAATCATTGATGACACATGAAAGTCTGTCCTAATTTAATATACATCTTCCTTCTATTCAAATTTattgatagttttttttttatcaattgtCTTTTTTCTTCGAAAACAAAATGCCCTAATCGtgtagaaattttaatatttatcttTAGCAATtttgtatttaatattattaaatataaagttTCACCTATTGATTTGGTTTTGCATGATACAGCTGCTTCGGGGGCTGAGGTATCTTCACTCAGCAAATATTCTTCATCGAGACCTAAAGCCAGGCAACATCCTCATCAATGCGAACTGCGACCTGAAAATATGCGATTTTGGACTAGCGCATACCAGCAGAGGTGACGGTGAGTTCATGACAGAGTACGTTGTCACCCGATGGTATCGGGCTCCAGAGCTTCTCCTCGGCTCTGACACTTATGGAGCATCCATTGACGTCTGGTCTGTTGGATGTATTTTTGCTGAAATCCTTGGCCGAAAGCCTATCTTCCCCGGAACCGATTGCTTTGATCAGCTTAAACTAATAATCAGTGTTCTTGGGAGTCGGCTGGAAGCTGATCTAGCATTCATTGTTAACCCAAAGGCCAGGACATTCATCAGTTCATATTCCTTTATACGAGAGGAATCCCATTTGTGCAGTTGTATCCCGAGGCGGATCCTCTAGcgatagctttttttttttttaccatcgATGCAGCTTCTCATAACTTGTAGaaagtatttttgaaatttttgtgcaGTTTATAAGTTGATTTCTTTTATGTACTCCCATGATGTAAGATCCTCAAGAAATGCTATTTTGATGTTAATTTTTTTCATCTTTCCTTTATGCACCATTTGGAACTTGAAAAGGAAACTATTTGAAGCATGAGATGATAAACAacacaattggtatcaaatctgaatgtattaaattcaaggggagtTATGATTCTTTGCTTGTAGTatgattttttcctaattttcatGAATTAGggaaagaatgatgaattatgaacgacaaatatgacttttgaagtatttttagctaatatgaatgttgtacaacatatgtctgattgtaaatttaaagatgtcacaacacatatgcaatatgaatgacaaatatgaaacatgcatgactatttgactatcgaagcatactatatatatatactatattgcaatatattgagaagtgtgtgttcatatgtttatTTTAACTTAATCTTTTTAAtatcttacttttttttattgatgtcaaaaaggggagaagtatttagtaaaaattgagcatggtattgaaaaatttgaacatgatatatctATCAAAAGGaagggggagaaatatttgatattgaatgatcttgaacttgaatgatgaaatgagcatgatattgtatgatattgaaattggtcttgaaactgcaaatattgttaagatgatacttattgttaggaggagtctttttaaggtttactcaaatttttgctcctcatttgtcatcataaaaaaaggagaaATTATTGGCATAACTGGGGTTTTCAATCTTGTtgtgatgataacaaatgaaggatgttttaactttTGTTGTTGAGTGGCTTTCTTTCAGGTTTAAGGAAAAaaacactcatggttaatcatgaaAGTAAGCTTAAAAGGACactcaaagtcaatcaagtgagaGCTTCtaagtatattgaagcaatgaaagACAAATGAAGTGCTTAAAGGCCACGAAGATCTTGAAGCAAAGACTAAATCTCAAGAgactgcaagacttagtgattaaggagatcatgtttagaatgatatttgtaagtacttctagtcattactatttagatatgtgaaactccttaagatacaaagacttacaGACCAGCATTTGAAAAacccttaaatttttttttgaaaagttgtatttgagtttttcatgaaaatgagattttaaagaatcagaaataaaaaatatttgaaaagagaagacTGCCCAGCTGACTGACTAGATGAATTGAAATCaaccagccgactgaccatttttgaacatGATTCAGTCAGCTGGATGACAATTACTTTTTGAAGAGACAGAATGGtatcagccgactgactagtacaGAAAGTGACTCAGTTAagtgagtcagccgactaactctgcgaaggatttttgaatttcaaacttacgggaagattttcaaaattgattctatgatttaatatcttttgaaaagttacctaaatgctccatgttaaatgagacaacttttatttaaaaagtctataaatacctcccttgctcaatAAAAAAATACActcaagcaatacatgatttctacgctaaagttctcctaaaagatcatacttgctcacactttTGCTAGGAaaaaactctacaaaattgcTAGATTAAAAAAGggtttggttctgagttgcatctaaaatcattgtatcaataagaaagaaccattggtgacttctaaaccttgaacttcacattttttttatttagttttggttttgaagtacgattagagatttaacttgtacaacttgctctgtgttttgagagtgttattgtacgcagagattacttcatatcctttgtagttcttggacgatttgaagtgtttggatcattgactaagcgaggggatatcgcttaaaGAGGTGCTGcactagcctaattgaaggagtgaccgaacgaggatatatcgtttggagaggcgggctctagcctactaaaggagtgtgtaaacggttttgttccacccagaaggaacaaggtatagtgaaatccttaggtggttga
It encodes the following:
- the LOC131166488 gene encoding mitogen-activated protein kinase 7-like, which encodes MATMVDPPNGIKPQGKHCFRLWQTLFEIDTKYVLIQPVGKGSYGIVCSSFNTETNGIVAIKKIKNVFESQIDALRMLREMILLRHIKHENVIALKDVMMPTHRKNFMDVYLVYELVDTDLHCVIRFSQPLSRDHCQFFLCQLLRGLRYLHSANILHRDLKPGNILINANCDLKICDFGLAHTSRGDGEFMTEYVVTRWYRAPELLLGSDTYGASIDVWSVGCIFAEILGRKPIFPGTDCFDQLKLIISVLGSRLEADLAFIVNPKARTFISSYSFIREESHLCSCIPRRIL